CTTCTGTGCAAGAGCGGTGTACACAGGCAGGAGGTGCACCAGGTTGTGGTCAGATCGgcccaggggagggagaggtgatgatgagtatgcctccttggtgttggcatagaggagatccagtgtcttattgtctctggtGTGGCATGTGACGTACTGGGTGAATgtgggcagagtggaggacggaggggcATGGTTAAAGTccccagagagaaggaggagggcatTGGGGTGTTGTGTCAGCAGCCTGCTCGTCGCTGAGTGGATGACGTCACAGGCCGCTTCAGCGTCAGCAGAGGGGGGGATGTACGCAGCCACCATGATAACATGCGAGAATTCCCTTGGCAGATAGTATGGCCtcatgctaacagctaacagctcaaTGTCCGTTGTGCAGGTCTGCTCTTTAACAGTGATGTGCCCAGAGTTACACCATCTATCATTAACAAACACtgccagtcctcctcccttcctcttacCGCTCTCCACTGTCCTGTCCGCCCGTATGATGCGGAACCCGTCCAGCGTAGCGTGCGTGTCCGGAATTAGCTCCGTTAGCCAAGTCTCCGTGAAACAAATGTTTATACATCAATATATGAATGTTTAAACATCAATATGTTTATTATCAACTCTCGGGCTGGAGGCACCATGTACTGCTGCCTGCCTGGTGTCACCAAAAGCACATTTGAGGTGTCGGTGTGCGCTGGGATGAGCTTCGGCCCCACTACACTGTGCACAGTATGAGCTGGTTTAGAAAATAGATGGAAGACATGCTTAAATGAGTCACTAGATGGAGCCACAGTCTGCATGAAACTATTGCATTGTCTAAACTTAACGCTTCAGTAGTATCACAATTATACTTCtagttaatataatatattatgcttaatatataattatgtgtCCCTATTAGCTTGTTTTCTCCTTGCACAgctcctttcttcctctgttgctctgtctGCTTCCAGTGCAGCTTGTTTTAGGAGAGCTGTTATCCAATCAGATTACAGCTCTGTAACTCTGGGTAAGAAGAGAGGCTACCCTCTTTAGTCTTGTTAAAGTACATGGGGATGTT
Above is a genomic segment from Cyclopterus lumpus isolate fCycLum1 chromosome 6, fCycLum1.pri, whole genome shotgun sequence containing:
- the LOC117732907 gene encoding uncharacterized protein LOC117732907, whose amino-acid sequence is MRPYYLPREFSHVIMVAAYIPPSADAEAACDVIHSATSRLLTQHPNALLLLSGDFNHAPPSSTLPTFTQYVTCHTRDNKTLDLLYANTKEAYSSSPLPPLGRSDHNLVHLLPVYTALAQKQPAVTRTVRQWTDGAEEALKDCFETTVWEVFSDAHGEDIDGLTDCITDYINFCVENTHQDCTVLLKWQTLDLSKDKGPPQGEEEGL